The Ictalurus furcatus strain D&B chromosome 5, Billie_1.0, whole genome shotgun sequence genome includes a region encoding these proteins:
- the slc52a3 gene encoding solute carrier family 52, riboflavin transporter, member 3-A, with protein sequence MSLYIHVLACAFGLGSWVAVNGMWVELPLIVNVLPEGWDLPSYLTVIIQLANIGPILVTLVHKLYPGRLRENLVICAVLMIGILACILLTVFWKKTTVFLGQPRSTAFFIITFFLSLVDCTSSVTFLPFMMQLPNKYITTYFIGEGLSGFLPGLVALAQGVGMTKCVDVSQTSGNLSNPGHENFTLEAQYLPPNFSTEIFFSFLVVMMVISLGAFGLLNHVPRSLTRSTEDLVSEPGTVVMVSGGLENQAANNSGKNSQERDTGDQPKPLIVKSYYSRYELAFIYCMVVCVNCATNGLLPSVQTFSCMPYGNMVYHLSASLSSLANPLACLIAMFAPKRSLVLLGILCLLGTGFGGYNMAMAVMSPCPILQDSPLGKILIVLSWILFTGLLSYVKVMVGVILRDQSHIALVWCGAAVQAGSLLGSFIMFPLVSIYHLFKSGDICNNKCTSF encoded by the exons ATGTCTCTGTATATTCACGTGCTGGCCTGCGCCTTTGGCCTTGGCTCTTGGGTGGCCGTTAATGGAATGTGGGTGGAGCTGCCACTAATTGTCAACGTTCTACCAGAAGGATGGGACTTACCTTCGTACCTTACAGTCATCATCCAGCTGGCCAATATCGGCCCTATCCTAGTTACCCTTGTGCATAAACTATATCCGGGTCGACTACGTGAGAATCTGGTGATCTGTGCAGTGCTGATGATTGGTATATTAGCATGCATCCTCCTGACAGTGTTCTGGAAGAAGACAACAGTGTTTTTGGGTCAACCGAGAAGCACTGCATTCTTTATTATAacattctttctgtctctggtGGACTGCACATCCTCTGTCACCTTCCTGCCTTTCATGATGCAGCTCCCAAACAAATACATTACAACGTATTTCATTGGTGAAGGATTAAGTGGGTTTTTGCCTGGGCTGGTAGCTCTGGCTCAAGGGGTTGGCATGACCAAATGTGTTGATGTCTCCCAAACATCAGGGAACCTCTCAAACCCTGGCCATGAGAACTTCACACTGGAAGCTCAGTACCTTCCTCCTAACTTCTCCACAGAgatcttcttctcttttctggTGGTCATGATGGTGATAAGTCTTGGTGCTTTTGGCTTGCTTAACCATGTCCCTCGGTCTTTAACACGTTCCACTGAAGATCTGGTGTCTGAACCAGGTACTGTGGTAATGGTTAGTGGCGGTCTGGAAAACCAGGCAGCAAACAATTCAGGGAAGAACAGCCAGGAAAGGGACACTGGAGACCAGCCCAAGCCTTTGATAGTGAAGTCATACTATTCCAGATATGAGCTTGCCTTCATCTACTGCATGGTGGTGTGCGTGAATTGTGCAACCAATGGACTACTGCCATCAGTACAGACGTTCTCGTGCATGCCCTATGGGAATATGGTCTATCACCTCTCAGCTTCTCTGTCATCACTTGCTAATCCACTGGCCTGCCTTATTGCCATGTTTGCTCCCAAACG CTCGCTGGTGTTGCTGGGTATTCTGTGCTTGCTGGGTACTGGTTTTGGTGGATACAACATGGCTATGGCAGTCATGAGTCCTTGTCCAATTTTGCAAGACTCACCACTAGGAAAAATTCTAATT GTCTTGTCATGGATTCTCTTCACTGGCCTGTTGTCCTACGTAAAGGTGATGGTGGGAGTCATTCTAAGGGACCAGAGCCACATTGCCCTGGTGTGGTGTGGAGCGGCAGTACAGGCCGGATCTCTATTAGGATCATTCATTATGTTTCCCCTGGTCAGCATTTATCATCTGTTTAAGTCAGGGGATATCTGCAACAACAAGTGCACATCATTCTGA